A window from Primulina eburnea isolate SZY01 chromosome 2, ASM2296580v1, whole genome shotgun sequence encodes these proteins:
- the LOC140823759 gene encoding uncharacterized protein, whose translation MDNLKNLIHLFVTVFLSTFASLLVNPTIADVTMEAICPGKSECSLAIYLTGFQQAIAGVGSVVLTPLIGKLSDAYGRKVLLTIPLTLGSLPLVVLALNRTSTSFYVYFALKTLSSMVSDGGLICLSLGCLADNVSEGKRVSAFGLLSGVISAGTVSGTLAARLLPPTRIFQVAAVVSVVAAVYMRVFLQETPQHINALEQPILKSGTETDETGYGTMKKTEATKGSFLHDVIQMLRSSTTLSLATAISFFNGLSEAGIQAFLMYYLKARFHYRKDQFADIWLITYLGATLSNMLLMPILGPILGEETLLSIGLFAGFLNMLFYSIAWTPWVPYAAALLGTFLFLTSPSVRCIISKQVGPCEQGIAQGCILGVASLANVVSPLAFSPLSALFLSDEAPFNFPGFSIFCLGLSWLIGFILSVMIKIVPHFSRDRNKVCTLA comes from the exons ATGGATAATTTGAAGAATTTGATTCATCTGTTCGTGACGGTATTCTTGTCGACGTTCGCTTCGTTGTTAGTGAACCCGACCATTGCTGACGTGACGATGGAAGCCATCTGCCCTGGAAAATCTGAATGCTCCCTCGCAATCTATCTTACAGGCTTTCAGCAAGcg ATTGCGGGAGTGGGGTCGGTGGTATTGACTCCACTTATTGGCAAGCTGTCTGATGCTTATGGACGAAAAGTTTTGCTCACAATCCCCTTGACCCTCGGCAGTCTTCCACTCG TGGTATTGGCATTGAATCGGACATCAACTTCCTTCTACGTGTATTTTGCTTTGAAGACTTTATCTTCCATGGTCAGCGATGGTGGTCTCATCTGCCTTTCCCTTGGTTGTTTG GCCGACAATGTATCAGAGGGGAAACGTGTATCGGCATTTGGACTCTTGTCTGGTGTAATATCCGCAGGAACCGTCAGTGGTACATTAGCTGCCCGATTACTTCCCCCCACTCGGATATTTCAG GTAGCTGCAGTTGTATCTGTTGTAGCAGCAGTGTACATGAGAGTCTTTCTTCAGGAGACACCTCAACACATTAATGCTCTGGAGCAGCCTATCTTAAAGTCAGGGACTGAAACGGACGAAACTGGATATGGAACAATGAAGAAGACAGAGGCCACAAAAGGCTCATTTCTTCATGACGTAATTCAAATGCTGAGGAGTAG CACTACTCTTTCACTCGCAACAGCTATATCTTTCTTCAATGGCCTTTCAGAGGCAGGAATTCAAGCTTTCTTGATG TATTACTTGAAGGCACGATTCCACTACAGGAAAGATCAATTTGCCGATATATGGCTCATCACTTACCTTGGAGCGACCTTGTCAAAT ATGCTCTTGATGCCTATTCTTGGTCCAATTTTAGGAGAGGAGACATTGCTTTCCATAGGACTCTTTGCTGGATTTCTGAAT ATGTTATTTTACAGCATAGCATGGACTCCGTGG GTACCTTATGCCGCTGCTTTGCTGGGAACCTTCCTTTTCCTCACTAGTCCTAGT GTAAGATGCATTATTTCAAAGCAAGTTGGGCCCTGTGAGCAG GGGATTGCTCAAGGATGCATTTTGGGCGTAGCTTCACTTGCCAATGTCGTCTCTCCATTGGCATTTAGTCCTCTTTCAG CTCTATTCTTGTCGGACGAAGCTCCTTTTAACTTCCCTGGTTTCAGTATTTTCTGCCTTGGACTTTCTTGG CTTATAGGTTTCATTCTCAGTGTCATGATAAAGATTGTGCCCCATTTCTCTAGAGACCGAAACAAGGTCTGCACTTTGGCCTAG
- the LOC140823762 gene encoding uncharacterized protein has translation MDWSGKIFLTGFLLVFAAASIDGVYGYTMVTGTVFCDQCKDGQISLFDYPLSGVNVTLACPVSGGQYTAWREETTNWVGSYAMKFDGTPDLRGCYAQVSSGGQGSSDCGVAAGPAGGLRLMFNIFDMEMYTVDPLLAQPAEPMSFCPKSPTPTVPVAPVNPPPVSLPPAPPQPPLPRFPPMPPTPFFEASACSHQQWMMPEHRCYWKVVSPDTKVAIVFGPFAAQKYGTDMTLWQGMSGRGDPYRTLLREGTTALLNSYNSIAFPYQSFAVIQDMNLALMGSTRQVLFTALRFMRANSGTSFNATCRFSDCG, from the exons ATGGATTGGTCAGGGAAGATTTTCTTGACAGGgtttcttcttgtttttgcAGCAGCATCCATTGATGGAGTATATGGATATACAATGGTTACGGGAACTGTGTTCTGCGATCAGTGCAAAGATGGCCAGATATCTCTCTTCGATTACCCCTTATCCG GAGTGAACGTGACATTGGCCTGTCCAGTCAGTGGCGGCCAATACACAGCGTGGAGAGAAGAAACAACAAATTGGGTGGGAAGTTATGCAATGAAGTTTGATGGGACCCCAGATTTGAGAGGTTGTTATGCGCAAGTTTCGAGCGGTGGGCAAGGCTCAAGTGACTGTGGGGTAGCCGCTGGTCCAGCTGGAGGCCTAAGATTAATGTTCAACATATTTGATATGGAAATGTATACTGTGGATCCATTGCTAGCGCAGCCTGCTGAGCCTATGTCCTTCTGCCCAAAATCCCCCACGCCCACAGTGCCGGTAGCCCCTGTGAATCCTCCACCAGTAAGCCTTCCACCGGCACCTCCTCAGCCACCGTTGCCTCGATTTCCTCCTATGCCTCCGACACCATTCTTTGAAGCTTCAGCATGTTCACATCA ACAGTGGATGATGCCAGAGCACAGATGCTATTGGAAGGTGGTGAGCCCGGACACTAAAGTAGCCATCGTCTTTGGCCCTTTTGCGGCCCAAAAATACGGCACGGACATGACCTTATGGCAAGGCATGAGTGGAAGAGGCGACCCGTACAGAACCCTCCTAAGGGAAGGAACAACCGCACTGTTGAACTCATACAACAGTATAGCCTTCCCATATCAGTCATTTGCTGTAATCCAAGACATGAACTTGGCGCTAATGGGATCGACTAGACAAGTTCTCTTTACTGCTTTGCGCTTCATGAGGGCCAATTCAGGAACCAGTTTCAATGCTACCTGCAGATTTAGTGATTGCGGTTGA
- the LOC140823760 gene encoding subtilisin-like protease SBT1.6, with amino-acid sequence MATLVLYFLLISLALTQVNCDPTPRTYIVRVDSSSKPSVFPTHYHWYTSEFTEPATILHVYDTVFKGFAAVLTPDQAAATLQHPAVLTSFEDRRRELHTTRSPQFLGLRNQRGLWSESDYGSDVIIGVFDTGIWPERRSFSDLNLGPVPRRWKGVCEAGVKFGWKNCNRKIVGARFFAKGHEAAAGFGGLVGGINETIEFKSPRDADGHGTHTASTAAGRHAFGASMKGYASGIAKGVAPKARLAVYKVCWKNAGCFDSDILAAFDAAVNDGVDVISISIGGGDGVSSPYYLDPIAIGAYGAVSRGIFVSSSAGNDGPNGMSVTNLAPWLTTVGAGTIDRNFPAEVVLGDGRKFFGVSLYSGKPLYGKMYHLVYPGKSGVLSASLCMENSLDPNSVRGKIVICDRGSSPRVAKGLVVKEAGGSGMILANGLSNGEGLVGDAHLLPACAIGSDEGDKIKAYLSSNPEATATINFQGTVIGIKPAPVVASFSGRGPNVLNPEILKPDLIAPGVNILAAWTEAVGPTGLDLDTRKTEFNILSGTSMACPHVSGAAALLKSAHPDWSPAAIRSALMTTANLNDNSWNPVLDESSKKPATPYDYGAGHLNLDLAMDPGLVYDLKNHDYVSFLCAIEYGPKTIQVITRSRVSCPVRKALPESFNYPSISVLFPSSSKGPSKKVFFRMVTNVGEANAVYRVRVEQPKGVKVRVKPEKLVFSETVRRLGYYVSVTVDDKNLVMGGSGALFGSLSWLDGKHVVRSPIVVTQIDPL; translated from the coding sequence ATGGCTACTCTTGTACTTTACTTCCTCCTCATTTCTCTCGCACTGACCCAAGTAAATTGTGATCCAACGCCCAGAACTTACATTGTCAGAGTGGACAGTTCATCCAAGCCGTCAGTTTTCCCCACTCATTACCACTGGTACACCTCTGAGTTCACGGAACCCGCCACCATTCTACATGTGTACGACACTGTTTTCAAAGGATTTGCTGCAGTTTTGACCCCGGATCAGGCGGCTGCAACGCTTCAGCATCCAGCGGTATTAACTTCTTTCGAAGATCGCCGCCGGGAGCTACATACCACAAGATCACCGCAGTTTCTTGGGCTTCGGAACCAGCGAGGTCTGTGGTCGGAGTCTGATTACGGTTCTGATGTTATCATTGGAGTTTTTGATACTGGGATTTGGCCTGAGCGCAGGAGCTTCTCGGATTTGAATCTTGGCCCGGTTCCCAGAAGGTGGAAGGGCGTTTGCGAAGCTGGTGTGAAGTTTGGTTGGAAAAATTGTAACAGAAAAATTGTTGGAGCTAGGTTTTTTGCTAAAGGGCATGAGGCTGCCGCTGGTTTTGGAGGGCTTGTCGGTGGCATTAATGAAACCATCGAGTTCAAGTCCCCGAGGGATGCCGATGGGCATGGGACCCACACGGCGTCGACGGCTGCCGGAAGGCACGCTTTTGGTGCAAGCATGAAGGGCTACGCTTCTGGAATCGCGAAAGGCGTGGCGCCAAAGGCTCGTTTGGCTGTGTACAAAGTGTGCTGGAAGAATGCTGGGTGCTTCGATTCAGATATTTTAGCGGCATTTGACGCAGCGGTGAATGATGGTGTCGACGTCATCTCTATTTCCATCGGCGGCGGTGACGGAGTTTCCTCGCCATATTACCTCGATCCTATAGCAATCGGAGCGTACGGTGCTGTTTCACGTGGGATTTTCGTCTCCTCCTCTGCTGGAAACGACGGCCCCAATGGTATGTCGGTAACTAACCTTGCGCCGTGGCTGACCACCGTCGGCGCCGGCACTATCGACAGAAATTTTCCGGCAGAGGTCGTTCTCGGTGATGGCAGAAAATTCTTCGGCGTCTCTTTGTACTCTGGCAAACCATTGTATGGCAAGATGTATCATCTAGTTTACCCCGGTAAATCAGGTGTACTCTCTGCCTCCCTTTGTATGGAAAATTCGCTGGATCCCAACTCTGTTAGAGGCAAGATTGTGATATGTGATCGTGGCAGCAGCCCACGCGTCGCCAAAGGATTGGTCGTGAAGGAAGCCGGCGGGTCGGGAATGATCCTCGCCAATGGCTTGTCCAATGGTGAAGGTTTAGTGGGCGATGCTCACTTACTTCCGGCTTGCGCCATTGGCTCTGATGAAGGTGATAAAATTAAGGCATATTTATCATCCAATCCGGAGGCCACAGCCACGATAAACTTCCAGGGCACGGTCATTGGAATCAAACCGGCTCCGGTTGTTGCCTCATTTTCCGGCAGGGGGCCGAATGTGTTGAACCCGGAGATTCTAAAACCAGATTTGATCGCCCCTGGAGTTAACATCTTGGCTGCATGGACGGAAGCAGTTGGCCCAACTGGCCTGGATTTGGACACTCGAAAAACGGAGTTCAATATCCTTTCAGGCACATCCATGGCTTGCCCTCATGTAAGTGGTGCAGCAGCCTTGCTTAAATCCGCGCACCCGGATTGGAGCCCTGCTGCTATCCGGTCTGCTTTGATGACCACTGCGAATTTGAATGATAATTCTTGGAACCCAGTTCTTGATGAGTCTAGCAAAAAACCAGCAACTCCATATGATTATGGAGCTGGCCACTTGAACCTTGATTTAGCTATGGATCCTGGACTCGTTTATGACCTGAAAAATCATGACTATGTAAGCTTCTTGTGCGCTATAGAATACGGCCCAAAGACTATTCAAGTGATCACTCGTTCACGGGTGAGTTGTCCGGTCAGGAAGGCATTGCCAGAGAGTTTTAATTATCCATCAATATCTGTGTTATTTCCAAGCTCGTCCAAAGGGCCATCCAAGAAGGTATTCTTTCGTATGGTGACAAATGTAGGAGAGGCAAATGCGGTTTATCGAGTGAGAGTTGAGCAGCCAAAGGGGGTCAAGGTCAGGGTCAAGCCTGAGAAGTTGGTCTTCTCGGAGACGGTTAGGAGGCTCGGGTACTATGTCTCAGTTACGGTTGATGATAAGAATTTGGTAATGGGTGGATCCGGGGCTCTGTTTGGATCACTTTCTTGGCTCGATGGGAAGCATGTGGTTCGGAGCCCCATCGTGGTCACCCAAATCGACCCGCTGTAG
- the LOC140823765 gene encoding transcription initiation factor TFIID subunit 14b-like: MSQSQGADQPDITDPLLKSQSSKMAKSSEDCEKKSLVKKLKDSEICLPIVYGNIAVWLGKKATEHQSHKWTIYVRGATNEDLGVVVKRVVFQLHSSFNNPTRIIENPPFELSESGWGEFEIAMTLFFYSDVSEKPLHLFHHLKLYPEDESGPLSIKKPVVVEAYDEIVFSEPTEAFFVRAQNHPALVVPRLPVDFTMPSVPMEEHGDGKRGDTKDHPLNQWFTNFSEADELLKLAAARQQVQAHIARLRRQMNLIDGQQQHLKASDL, translated from the exons ATGTCTCAGAGCCAAGGTGCAGATCAGCCGGATATAACTGACCCGCTTCTAAAATCGCAGAGCTCAAAAATGGCTAAATCATCGGAAGACTGTGAGAAAAAA AGCTTGGTTAAGAAGCTTAAAGATTCAGAAATCTGTCTTCCCATTGTTTATGGTAACATTGCGGTTTGGCTTGGCAAGAAGGCGACCGA GCACCAATCACATAAATGGACAATATATGTTCGTGGGGCGACCAATGAGGATCTGGGAGTGGTGGTAAAGCGTGTGGTATTCCAATTGCATTCGAGCTTTAATAATCCCACAAGGATTATTGAGAATCCTCCTTTTGAGTTATCCGAGTCTGGATGGGGTGAATTCGAAATTGCCATGACCCTTTTCTTCTACAGTGATGTCAGTGAGAAACCGTTGCACTT GTTTCACCATTTGAAGTTGTATCCAGAGGATGAGTCTGGCCCCCTGTCCATTAAGAAGCCTGTTGTTGTGGAAGCCTATGATGAAATTGTTTTCTCAGAGCCTACAGAGGCGTTCTTTGTTCGGGCGCAAAATCATCCTGCACTTGTTGTGCCTAGACTGCCTGTTGACTTTACAATGCCTTCTG TGCCTATGGAGGAACACGGCGATGGGAAGAGAGGTGACACCAAAGATCATCCCCTGAACCAATGGTTTACCAATTTCTCTGAGGCTGATGAGCTATTAAAACTCGCTGCAGCTCGCCAGCAG GTGCAAGCACACATTGCAAGGCTGAGAAGGCAGATGAATTTGATAGATGGACAGCAACAACACTTGAAAGCATCTGACCTGTGA
- the LOC140823761 gene encoding uncharacterized protein: protein MADGDVKKGTVKWFNDEKGFGFITPDDGSEDLFVHQSAIKTDGYRSLGDGESVEFTVEHGSDGRAKAANVTGPDGGSVQGSTRGSYGGGGRDGGGGYGGGGRDGGGGYGGGGRGGGGGYGGGGRGGSRGGGGYGGGGYGGGGGGYGGGGGGYSSGGGGGGGCYKCGEGGHFARECTQGGGGGGGGRYGGGGGGRYGGGGGGGGAGGACYNCGEEGHFSRECPNANR from the coding sequence ATGGCTGATGGTGATGTTAAGAAGGGGACTGTCAAGTGGTTCAATGACGAAAAGGGATTTGGGTTTATCACTCCAGATGATGGTAGCGAAGATCTGTTCGTTCATCAATCGGCTATAAAGACCGATGGCTATCGCAGCCTCGGTGATGGCGAGTCTGTCGAGTTCACGGTGGAGCACGGCAGCGATGGACGAGCCAAGGCGGCCAACGTGACCGGTCCAGACGGTGGATCTGTGCAGGGAAGCACCCGTGGTTCGTACGGAGGAGGAGGTAGAGATGGCGGCGGAGGGTACGGAGGAGGGGGTAGAGATGGCGGCGGAGGGTACGGAGGAGGGGGTAGAGGTGGTGGGGGAGGGTACGGAGGAGGGGGTAGAGGTGGCAGTCGCGGTGGAGGAGGCTATGGCGGAGGTGGATACGGTGGTGGCGGAGGTGGATATGGTGGTGGAGGCGGGGGATATAGTAGTGGCGGTGGTGGAGGCGGGGGTTGTTACAAGTGTGGTGAGGGTGGTCATTTTGCAAGGGAGTGCACACAGGGAGGCGGCGGTGGAGGTGGTGGAAGGTATGGCGGAGGTGGAGGAGGTAGGTATGGTGGTGGAGGCGGCGGTGGCGGCGCTGGAGGTGCCTGTTACAACTGCGGTGAAGAGGGTCATTTCTCTCGTGAGTGCCCGAACGCCAACCGTTAG
- the LOC140823763 gene encoding peptidyl-prolyl cis-trans isomerase 1-like translates to MVNPRVFFDMAVGGQPAGRIVMELYADVVPKTAENFRALCTGEKGVGRSGKPLHYKGSAFHRVIPGFMCQGGDFTAGNGTGGESIYGAKFADENFVKKHTGPGILSMANAGPGTNGSQFFICTEKTEWLDGKHVVFGQVVEGLDVVKAVEKVGSGGGKTSKPVVVVDCGQLS, encoded by the coding sequence ATGGTGAATCCTAGGGTGTTCTTCGATATGGCAGTCGGTGGCCAGCCTGCAGGCCGGATCGTGATGGAGCTCTACGCGGATGTCGTCCCCAAGACTGCTGAGAACTTCCGAGCTCTCTGCACCGGTGAGAAAGGCGTCGGAAGATCCGGAAAGCCGCTCCACTACAAAGGATCCGCTTTCCACCGCGTTATCCCCGGGTTCATGTGCCAGGGTGGAGATTTCACCGCCGGGAACGGCACCGGCGGGGAATCGATCTACGGCGCGAAATTCGCCGACGAGAATTTCGTGAAGAAACACACTGGGCCTGGCATTTTATCAATGGCGAACGCGGGTCCGGGGACTAATGGATCCCAGTTCTTCATCTGCACGGAGAAGACTGAGTGGCTGGACGGAAAGCATGTGGTGTTTGGGCAGGTGGTAGAGGGATTAGACGTCGTGAAGGCGGTGGAGAAGGTGGGATCTGGTGGTGGGAAGACGTCCAAGCCTGTGGTGGTTGTTGACTGTGGTCAACTCAGTTAG
- the LOC140824389 gene encoding pterocarpan synthase 1-like yields MERNPIVLTLLFLATIVGIAYGIPTSPDSLEKWFKTGYSVTQNVTRLQFYVRDVFSTPTPTNVVVARANSTFSSPTLFGLVSVIDDPVTIGPEPGSKIIGQARGIIALASLEDTSLHMTLTIVFTDGVYNSSTLSFIGHNAYLTKLRQISIVGGTGAFTLARGVTFINTVSSNSSGDAVFQYDSVVLHY; encoded by the coding sequence ATGGAGAGGAATCCCATAGTTCTAACACTTCTCTTCCTAGCAACTATTGTGGGCATCGCCTATGGCATCCCAACCAGCCCCGACTCCCTCGAAAAGTGGTTCAAAACCGGATATTCGGTGACGCAAAATGTCACCCGACTCCAGTTCTACGTTCGGGATGTTTTCAGCACGCCAACTCCAACAAATGTGGTGGTGGCTAGAGCAAACTCGACCTTCAGTTCACCTACCCTTTTCGGTCTTGTTTCGGTGATAGATGATCCGGTGACAATCGGGCCAGAGCCCGGATCCAAGATAATTGGTCAGGCACGAGGGATCATTGCTTTAGCCTCGTTGGAGGATACTAGTCTCCACATGAcgttaactattgttttcacaGATGGGGTGTATAATTCCAGTACACTTAGTTTCATTGGTCACAATGCGTATCTCACCAAGTTACGCCAAATATCTATAGTTGGTGGTACTGGTGCTTTCACATTGGCGAGAGGTGTTACGTTTATAAATACTGTGTCGTCTAATAGTTCAGGCGACGCTGTTTTCCAATATGATTCAGTCGTGTTGCATTATTAA
- the LOC140824827 gene encoding dirigent protein 22-like, with the protein MNPTTLRLEILSFFSKKMAKIVIVSMFSAWFVIACSANGSNNNNEEPWLQNVCQGNERVHKLHFYVQDVLDGPNATVWEVARSTITNGSPTYFGQVVVIDDLITSGPDLTSNVLGRAQGLVTLADMQEFAWSMNWNFVFTAGKYKGSTLSILGRKSISGKYHELPVVGGTGFFRMARGYCISDTYFFNSSTNYGVYQYTVYVTLVDQLNLSVEMLANQ; encoded by the coding sequence ATGAATCCCACAACTCTTCGACTCGAGATACTAAGTTTTTTCTCCAAAAAAATGGCAAAAATTGTTATAGTATCGATGTTTTCCGCATGGTTCGTGATAGCCTGCAGCGCCAACGGGAGCAATAACAACAATGAAGAACCATGGCTCCAAAATGTTTGCCAAGGGAATGAAAGGGTACACAAACTTCATTTCTATGTCCAAGATGTGTTAGATGGCCCAAACGCCACCGTCTGGGAGGTGGCGCGATCCACCATCACAAATGGTTCTCCCACGTATTTTGGCCAGGTTGTAGTTATCGATGACTTGATAACATCCGGGCCTGACCTGACTTCAAATGTACTGGGTCGAGCACAAGGGCTCGTTACTTTGGCAGACATGCAAGAGTTCGCATGGTCCATGAATTGGAACTTTGTTTTCACTGCAGGTAAATACAAGGGGAGCACGCTCAGCATTTTGGGAAGGAAATCAATTTCGGGCAAATACCACGAGTTGCCGGTTGTTGGTGGGACGGGATTTTTTCGAATGGCTCGTGGATACTGTATTTCCGACACCTACTTTTTCAACTCGAGCACTAATTATGGAGTCTACCAGTATACCGTCTATGTAACTCTTGTGGATCAGTTAAATTTAAGTGTTGAAATGTTGGCAAATCAGTGA
- the LOC140823764 gene encoding bZIP transcription factor 29-like: MSGNEEVNSDMRMLKSSFRTSPSSLPKQQNPFLMNQQQDVPLLSMPQVHGQNRLLSPHLGVEDSGKRAGIPPSYPQIPPISPYSQIPVNRSGNQQIGMQNFSNSPGPSHTRSLSQPSFFALDSLPPLSPSPYHRESPSNPVSEQASDVSMEEKDGGGNLHSLVPPSAFTRGNSLRFGDGITLRKAHRRSNSDIPFGFSSIMQSSPPLIPLRSPGVLDTFVSRPLPLVKRESSWEKRGESSVEGMGERKSEGEVVDDLFSAYMNLDNIDAFNSSGTDEKLGSENWDDLDGRASGSKTNGGDNSDNEATSSVNDSANNMTRAGVSQKREGVKRNAGGDIAPTTRHYRSVSMDSFMGKIDFADESTKIPPSPGTHHGQLSPTNSLDANSNSFSLEFGNGEFSGAELKKIMANEKLAEIALSDPKRAKRILANRQSAARSKERKTRYIAELEHKVQTLQTEATTLSAQLTLLHRDSAGLTNQNNELKFRLQAMEQQAQLRDALNEALTAEVQHLKIATSELSDDAAKFQQLSINPQMFEFRQQPTQLNVHQLQQHQMNGSSS, encoded by the exons ATGAGTGGTAACGAGGAAGTTAACAGTGATATGAGAATGCTTAAATCATCGTTCAGAACATCACCGTCTTCACTTCCAAAACAACAGAATCCCTTTTTAATGAATCAACAACAAGATGTACCTCTGTTAAGCATGCCACAAGTTCATGGTCAAAATCGACTATTATCCCCGCATTTAGGCGTCGAAGATAGTGGTAAAAGGGCTGGCATCCCACCCTCTTATCCCCAAATTCCACCTATCTCACCTTATTCACAGATCCCGGTGAACCGGTCCGGAAATCAGCAAATTGGTATGCAAAATTTTAGTAATAGCCCAGGGCCATCACATACTAGATCTTTGTCTCAACCCTCATTCTTTGCACTCGATTCCTTGCCACCTTTAAGCCCGTCACCTTATCATCGGGAATCTCCTTCAAATCCGGTTTCTGAGCAAGCGTCGGACGTGTCTATGGAGGAAAAGGATGGTGGTGGGAATCTGCATTCGTTGGTGCCTCCCTCTGCTTTCACAAGGGGTAACTCATTGAGGTTCGGGGATGGTATTACTCTTCGTAAGGCTCATAGACGTTCCAATAGTGATATCCCTTTTGGATTTTCTTCTATAATGCAGTCTTCTCCTCCGCTAATTCCGCTGAGGAGTCCTGGTGTTTTGGATACGTTTGTTTCTCGGCCTTTGCCGTTGGTTAAAAGAGAATCGAGCTGGGAGAAACGAGGTGAGAGCAGTGTAGAAGGGATGGGGGAGAGAAAGTCGGAAGGGGAAGTTGTTGATGATTTGTTCTCTGCTTATATGAATTTGGACAACATCGATGCTTTCAATTCTTCGGGTACTGATGAGAAACTCGGAAGTGAGAATTGGGATGATTTGGATGGTCGAGCCAGTGGTAGCAAGACGAACGGAGGTGACAACAGTGATAATGAAGCGACTAGTAGTGTAAATGATAGTGCAAACAACATGACAAGAGCCGGAGTGTCTCAGAAGAGGGAGGGGGTCAAAAGAAATGCTGGGGGAGATATCGCTCCTACCACTCGACACTATAGGAGTGTCTCTATGGATAGTTTCATGGGTAAGATTGACTTTGCTGATGAATCAACTAAAATTCCCCCATCTCCTGGGACACATCATGGTCAACTCTCGCCTACTAATTCGCTGGATGCAAATTCAAATTCATTTAGCTTGGAGTTCGGCAATGGTGAGTTTAGTGGTGCTGAATTGAAAAAGATAATGGCGAATGAAAAACTAGCTGAAATTGCATTAAGTGATCCAAAACGGGCCAAAAG GATTTTAGCTAATCGCCAGTCTGCTGCTCGGTCAAAAGAACGGAAGACAAGATATATTGCAGAGTTGGAACACAAGGTCCAAACCTTACAGACAGAAGCAACCACATTGTCCGCCCAACTTACTTTACTTCAT CGGGATTCTGCTGGTCTGACCAACCAGAACAATGAGCTGAAATTTCGGCTGCAGGCCATGGAACAACAGGCCCAACTCCGAGATG CACTAAACGAAGCTCTGACAGCTGAAGTGCAACATCTGAAAATCGCCACTTCTGAACTCAGTGATGATGCCGCCAAATTTCAGCAGCTTTCCATCAATCCCCAGATGTTCGAGTTCCGTCAGCAGCCAACTCAATTAAATGTGCATCAGTTGCAGCAGCACCAAATGAATGGCAGTTCATCTTAG